CTCGAGTTGTGTGTTGATTGCCTATGCCGATTCGGTGATTGCCGATGACCAGCCAGGACTCCGTTGTTTACAGGCGCTTCTGCATCGCCACTTCCAAGGACTCTCATCGGTTGTGCACGTGCTGCCCTTTTTGTGTGCCACGAGTGATGGAGGCTTTGCCGTTGCCAGTCATGAGCAGATTGACCAACGCTTCGGTGATTGGAATGACCTGGCCGCGTTGGCTGAAGGTCGCCAGTTGATGGCTGATTTGGTTCTCAATCACATTTCCGCGTCCCACCCCTGGGTTCGGGCTTTTTTGAAGGGAGAACAACCTGGAGCGCGATGTGTGTTGGCTGCGGCTCCCAACCCTTGTTGGGACAACGTGGTGCGCCCCCGTAGTTCGGCTCTATTCACCACGCTGGCGACAGATCGTGGTCCAGAAATGGTCTGGACCACGTTTGGGCCCGACCAAGTGGATGTGAACTGGCGAGAGCCTGAAGTGTTGCTTGGATTCACCCGGCTGCTCGATCTTTTCTGCCGTTATGGCGTCCAATGGTTGCGCCTGGATGCTGTGGGGTTTGTTTGGAAACAGCCTTTTACGGATTGCATCCATCAGCCTCAGGCCCACCGCTTGGTTGAAGTGTTGCGCCTTCTCTTGGAATCGCGATGTCCGCAGGGGGTGGTGGTGACGGAAACGAATGTTCCCGAGCAGGAAAATCTCTCTTATCTGACCACTGGCGCTGAAGCGCACCTCGCCTACAACTTTCCCTTCCCCCCCCTTGTTCTCGAGGCCTGTCTCAGTCGTCGTGCGGATCTGCTGAATGCCTGGCTGGCGCGTTGGCCCCAGCTCCCTGAGGGGACAGGCCTGCTCAACTTCACGGCCTGTCATGACGGGATTGGTTTGCGGCCCCTCGAAGGATTAATGGAATCGGATCGATTGCTCCAGTTGTTGAAGCAATGCGAGCAGCGGGGTGGTTTGGTGAGTCACCGGCGATTGGCCGATGGGCTGGAGGTTCCCTATGAAATCAACATCAGCTGGTGGAGTGCCATGGCGGCTCCAGGGCGGGATCCATCGCACCATCAACGAGCACGATTTTTGTTGACGCAGTTGCTGCTGCTGACGGTTCCCGGCGTGCCCGCGTTCTACCTGCCGGCCTTACTGGCAACCCCCAATGACAACGCTCGCTTTCGCCTCAGCGGTCATCGCCGTGATCTCAACCGCCCTCAGTTTCAACGCGACCGTCTAGAGCGTTTGTTGGCTGATCCCGAAAGCGATACCAATCAGGTGGTGGCGTCGTTGCAACAAGCGATGGCGGTCCGTCGTGGGCAGGCGGCGTTAGATCCCTTTGCCCCGATGAAGGTCCTGAGTGAAGACCGCTCGGATGTGGTGATTCTGCAGAGGGGAGAAGGGGCAAGCATGCTGTTTGCGATTCACAATTTCAGTGATGTTCGCCTTAGCTTCCCTTTGAGCATGCTTGCTGAGTCCACAGGGTCTGTTTGGCATGACGTCTTGAATGGGCACTCTCTCGTTGCGGGCCAAACGGCTCTCGACCTTGAGCCGTTTGCAGTGCATTGGTTGATTCGATGAATAAAACAGAGTCTCTGTCTTCCACTCCCTGGTGGGTTGTCACCGATCTCGATGGGACCTTGATGGACCATGCCTACAACTGGGCGCCGGCACGGGAGGCAATTCGTGGCTTGCAGATGCAGG
This portion of the Synechococcus sp. ROS8604 genome encodes:
- a CDS encoding alpha-amylase family glycosyl hydrolase produces the protein MVSKQLMAHEWLPSLLTELYEHHSSEDLNRLSSQLLHSERSASAIPVSETVDAGIADGTATGARWDSSSCVLIAYADSVIADDQPGLRCLQALLHRHFQGLSSVVHVLPFLCATSDGGFAVASHEQIDQRFGDWNDLAALAEGRQLMADLVLNHISASHPWVRAFLKGEQPGARCVLAAAPNPCWDNVVRPRSSALFTTLATDRGPEMVWTTFGPDQVDVNWREPEVLLGFTRLLDLFCRYGVQWLRLDAVGFVWKQPFTDCIHQPQAHRLVEVLRLLLESRCPQGVVVTETNVPEQENLSYLTTGAEAHLAYNFPFPPLVLEACLSRRADLLNAWLARWPQLPEGTGLLNFTACHDGIGLRPLEGLMESDRLLQLLKQCEQRGGLVSHRRLADGLEVPYEINISWWSAMAAPGRDPSHHQRARFLLTQLLLLTVPGVPAFYLPALLATPNDNARFRLSGHRRDLNRPQFQRDRLERLLADPESDTNQVVASLQQAMAVRRGQAALDPFAPMKVLSEDRSDVVILQRGEGASMLFAIHNFSDVRLSFPLSMLAESTGSVWHDVLNGHSLVAGQTALDLEPFAVHWLIR